The following proteins are co-located in the Acidobacteriota bacterium genome:
- a CDS encoding 3-hydroxyacyl-CoA dehydrogenase NAD-binding domain-containing protein: protein MSSTTSESVQNIAVLGAGTMGLGVAHVSALGGYSTALYDPHREALERARQRIEKNFAKGVELGKVEAAAAEAALGRLATTSDLPAAVAETDLVIEAAPESMELKVELFTQCDEHAPAAATFASNTSGLSITEMAAASGRPERFAGMHFFNPVHLMRLIELVRGLETSEDTLDLLKAVAERMGKTVVTVNEAPGFVTSRINALIGNEAFRMLQEGVASAGDIDTALKLGLNHPMGPFEMVDLVGLDVRFSILQHLHRTLGETYRPNVLLEQHVKAGRLGRKVGRGVYEYDENGRRM, encoded by the coding sequence ATGAGCTCGACCACGTCTGAATCCGTCCAGAACATCGCCGTTCTCGGCGCCGGCACCATGGGCTTAGGGGTCGCCCACGTGTCGGCCCTCGGCGGCTACTCCACGGCCCTCTATGACCCCCACCGGGAGGCCCTGGAGCGAGCGCGCCAGCGCATCGAGAAGAACTTCGCCAAGGGGGTGGAACTGGGCAAAGTGGAAGCGGCCGCCGCCGAGGCGGCCCTCGGCCGCCTCGCCACCACCAGCGACCTCCCCGCCGCCGTCGCCGAAACGGATTTGGTGATCGAGGCGGCGCCGGAGTCCATGGAGCTGAAAGTGGAGTTGTTCACCCAGTGCGACGAGCACGCCCCGGCGGCGGCCACCTTCGCCAGCAACACCTCAGGCCTCTCCATCACCGAAATGGCGGCGGCTTCCGGCCGGCCGGAGCGCTTCGCCGGCATGCACTTCTTCAATCCGGTCCACCTGATGCGGCTGATCGAGTTGGTACGCGGCCTCGAGACCTCGGAAGACACCCTCGACCTGCTCAAGGCCGTCGCCGAGCGGATGGGCAAGACGGTGGTGACCGTCAACGAAGCGCCGGGCTTCGTGACCTCCCGGATCAACGCTTTGATCGGCAACGAGGCCTTCCGCATGCTGCAGGAGGGTGTCGCCTCGGCGGGGGACATCGACACCGCCCTGAAGCTCGGCCTGAACCACCCGATGGGGCCGTTCGAGATGGTCGACCTGGTGGGCCTGGACGTGCGCTTCTCGATTCTCCAGCACCTGCACCGCACCCTCGGCGAAACCTACCGGCCGAACGTGCTGCTCGAGCAGCACGT
- a CDS encoding ferritin-like domain-containing protein has product MTGVLTGKDFVAQLQEEMRHLFDQLGDTETLESESEGQVEVKTLLRLALTSELEASEIAAYWMPSTPEVEAKLVLAHQCGDEMKHYALISRRLEELGDDLSDFDPFAGGHSALYQYLRPLRRTVERIAAGPFAGEAVAEIRNAQFIAFCRSIGDEETARLYAETIQPEEVRHHHLAADVLANLCDTAEKQELAANAARTALAIADELRLLAEKNQGLPHVPMS; this is encoded by the coding sequence ATGACCGGCGTCCTGACCGGCAAAGATTTCGTCGCCCAACTTCAAGAGGAGATGCGACACCTCTTCGACCAACTCGGCGACACCGAAACCCTCGAATCCGAGTCCGAGGGCCAGGTGGAGGTGAAGACGCTACTGCGCCTCGCCCTGACCAGCGAACTCGAAGCGAGCGAGATCGCCGCCTACTGGATGCCCTCGACCCCGGAAGTGGAAGCCAAACTGGTCCTCGCCCATCAGTGCGGCGACGAGATGAAGCACTACGCGTTGATCAGCCGCCGCCTCGAAGAACTGGGCGATGACCTGAGCGACTTCGACCCCTTCGCTGGCGGCCACAGTGCGCTCTACCAGTACCTGCGGCCACTGCGCCGGACCGTGGAGCGCATCGCCGCCGGCCCCTTCGCCGGTGAGGCCGTCGCGGAGATCCGCAACGCGCAGTTCATCGCCTTCTGCCGCTCCATCGGCGACGAAGAGACGGCGCGCCTGTATGCCGAGACCATCCAGCCGGAGGAGGTTCGCCACCACCATCTGGCGGCGGACGTTCTGGCCAACCTCTGCGACACGGCAGAGAAGCAGGAACTCGCCGCCAACGCGGCTCGCACGGCCCTGGCGATCGCCGACGAGTTGCGGCTCCTGGCAGAGAAAAACCAGGGACTGCCGCACGTGCCGATGTCCTGA
- a CDS encoding metalloregulator ArsR/SmtB family transcription factor — MVSEELAHIRQSLEVTPDIEEAAELMNLAGNSTRLKLLYLLDNMKELCVCDLADLLGVSVSAVSQHLSKLKAYGLVAPRRDAQTIYYRLTEHVFNTKLRENFFKQFQV; from the coding sequence ATGGTGAGTGAAGAACTAGCGCATATCCGGCAGAGTCTCGAAGTTACCCCCGACATCGAAGAGGCCGCGGAGCTGATGAACCTGGCGGGCAATTCGACCCGTTTGAAGCTCCTCTATCTGCTCGACAACATGAAAGAGCTGTGCGTCTGCGACCTCGCAGATCTGCTGGGCGTTTCCGTCTCGGCCGTCTCCCAGCACCTGTCGAAGCTGAAGGCCTACGGCTTGGTGGCTCCGCGTCGCGACGCGCAGACCATCTACTACCGCCTGACGGAGCACGTCTTCAACACCAAGCTGCGGGAGAACTTCTTCAAGCAGTTCCAGGTGTAG
- a CDS encoding metal-dependent hydrolase: protein MTENQRPKFTYLGHSTVRLDLSGGEVVLIDPWIAGNPACPENCRSFERLDAMLITHGHFDHMADAVALAKQHSPRAVVANFEICQWLEGQGVDNCEAMNTGGSVEVFDLKVTMVRADHSSGISAGDKIVSGGAPSGYLVTMPSGYTFYHAGDTALFSDMQLIGEMYRPQLAFLPIGDRFTMDPSAAARACRFLGVREAVPIHWGTFPLLTGTPQEFERVVGSQGINCRIVTLNPGDSY, encoded by the coding sequence GTGACAGAAAATCAGCGGCCGAAGTTCACCTATCTGGGCCATTCCACGGTACGACTCGATCTGTCCGGCGGTGAGGTGGTTTTGATCGATCCTTGGATCGCAGGCAACCCAGCCTGCCCCGAGAACTGCCGGTCCTTCGAGCGCCTGGATGCCATGCTCATCACCCACGGCCATTTCGACCACATGGCCGATGCCGTCGCGCTGGCGAAGCAGCACTCGCCGCGGGCGGTGGTGGCGAATTTCGAGATCTGTCAGTGGCTGGAGGGCCAGGGCGTCGACAACTGCGAGGCGATGAACACCGGTGGCTCGGTGGAGGTCTTCGACCTCAAGGTCACGATGGTGCGGGCCGACCATTCCTCAGGCATTTCCGCCGGCGACAAGATCGTCAGCGGCGGCGCTCCGAGCGGTTACCTGGTGACAATGCCGAGCGGCTATACCTTCTACCACGCGGGCGATACGGCGCTCTTTTCGGATATGCAGTTGATCGGCGAGATGTATCGCCCCCAGCTCGCGTTCTTGCCGATTGGCGACCGCTTCACGATGGATCCCTCGGCGGCGGCTCGCGCCTGCCGGTTCCTCGGCGTGCGCGAAGCGGTGCCCATTCACTGGGGTACCTTCCCGCTTTTGACCGGCACGCCGCAGGAGTTCGAGCGGGTGGTGGGCAGTCAAGGGATCAACTGCCGCATCGTGACCCTCAATCCCGGTGACAGTTACTGA
- the infC gene encoding translation initiation factor IF-3: MARPKGPRVNHQIRKSPVRLIDADGSQVGIVDLDDARRRAQDQGLDLVEVGAEADPPVVRILDWGKARYEKQKRDREARKKTHTIEVKEVKYRPTIDVHDRDRKTERARKFLLKGNKVKVTVFFRYRQMRRPELGKEILDKVTEDLADVGSVEFRTRGMEGRTMNMIMVPIEQTETSKAAS; this comes from the coding sequence ATCGCTAGACCCAAAGGACCCCGTGTCAATCATCAGATCCGCAAGAGCCCCGTTCGGCTGATCGACGCCGACGGCAGTCAGGTGGGCATCGTCGACCTCGACGATGCACGGCGGCGAGCTCAAGATCAAGGCCTCGACCTGGTCGAGGTGGGAGCGGAAGCGGATCCTCCCGTCGTCCGAATCCTCGATTGGGGAAAGGCGCGCTACGAGAAGCAGAAGCGGGACCGCGAGGCGCGCAAGAAGACCCACACCATCGAGGTCAAGGAAGTCAAGTACCGGCCGACGATCGATGTTCATGACCGGGACCGCAAGACGGAGCGCGCCCGCAAGTTCCTATTGAAGGGCAACAAGGTCAAGGTGACGGTGTTCTTCCGCTACCGGCAGATGCGTCGGCCGGAGTTGGGCAAAGAGATCCTCGACAAGGTGACCGAGGATCTGGCCGATGTCGGCAGCGTCGAGTTCCGCACCCGCGGAATGGAAGGCCGGACCATGAACATGATCATGGTGCCGATCGAGCAGACCGAGACCTCGAAGGCCGCCAGCTAG
- a CDS encoding metal ABC transporter permease: MSPTVVILIVGSMIAASCALVGSFLVLRRMALMGDAISHAVLPGIALAFLWTGDRAPLPMILGAGAFGVLTVFLVELFNRSGRLKEDASIGVVFPALFSVGVILISRYASQVDIDLDCVLYGEIAYAPWDLLYFGERSIGPKALWVGGGILLANLALIGAFFKELKLSTFDPELAASLGFSSVALHYLLMTAVSWTVVGSFESVGAILVVAMLVVPPATAYLMTDRLGVMLALAVLLGVISAIGGYWLARWWDASIAGAMAAVAGGLFSLALFASPRHGLLARLAGRRSASRRLADQLLMLHLREGGALVPLETLETRFGWSAARLRRTAAALEARGWIERGIGGLALTPKGATALEESGRHLLAHPLEASANATGAPQASTKKLAAPL; encoded by the coding sequence GTGAGCCCCACCGTGGTCATTCTGATCGTCGGCAGCATGATCGCCGCCAGTTGCGCCCTGGTCGGCTCCTTCCTGGTGCTCCGCCGGATGGCGCTGATGGGCGACGCCATCAGCCACGCGGTGCTGCCGGGCATCGCCCTGGCGTTCCTGTGGACCGGCGACCGCGCTCCCCTGCCGATGATCCTCGGCGCCGGCGCCTTCGGCGTGCTGACGGTCTTCCTGGTGGAGCTCTTCAACCGCAGCGGCCGCCTCAAGGAAGACGCCTCCATCGGTGTGGTCTTCCCGGCCCTTTTTTCCGTTGGGGTGATCTTGATCAGCCGCTACGCCTCGCAGGTGGATATCGACCTCGACTGCGTGCTTTACGGCGAGATCGCCTATGCCCCCTGGGATTTGCTGTACTTCGGCGAACGCTCGATCGGCCCGAAGGCGCTGTGGGTCGGCGGCGGCATCCTGCTTGCCAACCTGGCCTTGATCGGCGCTTTCTTCAAGGAACTCAAGCTTTCCACCTTCGATCCGGAACTCGCCGCTTCCCTCGGCTTCTCTTCCGTCGCCCTGCACTACTTGTTGATGACCGCGGTGTCCTGGACGGTAGTGGGTTCCTTCGAATCCGTCGGAGCGATCCTGGTGGTGGCGATGCTGGTGGTGCCGCCGGCTACCGCCTACCTGATGACCGACCGCCTCGGGGTGATGTTGGCCCTCGCCGTGCTGCTGGGGGTGATCTCCGCGATCGGCGGCTACTGGCTCGCCCGTTGGTGGGACGCCTCCATCGCCGGCGCCATGGCGGCGGTGGCGGGCGGGTTGTTCTCCCTCGCCCTCTTCGCCTCGCCGCGCCACGGCCTGCTGGCGCGGTTGGCCGGCCGCCGCTCGGCCAGTCGCCGGCTGGCCGATCAGCTCCTGATGCTCCACCTGCGAGAGGGGGGTGCCCTGGTGCCGCTTGAAACGCTCGAAACACGCTTCGGCTGGAGCGCCGCGCGACTGCGGAGAACCGCCGCCGCACTGGAAGCGCGGGGCTGGATCGAACGCGGTATCGGCGGCTTGGCTCTGACCCCCAAGGGCGCAACGGCCCTCGAAGAGTCCGGCCGACACCTCCTTGCGCACCCGTTGGAGGCGAGTGCAAACGCAACCGGAGCGCCTCAGGCGTCTACTAAAAAACTCGCTGCCCCCCTGTAA
- a CDS encoding iron chelate uptake ABC transporter family permease subunit, with product MTFELSFAARNVLLGAALLGGLGGALGSFALLRRQSLLGDALAHAALPGVCLGFLVSGVKAPLPLFIGALLAGLLGSLFILATIRNSRIKEDTAIGIVLSVFFGVGIVLLTYIQKLPTGNQSGLDRFLFGQAATLMAEDVTRMGWLGGAVLAVMLLTYKELKVLSFDPEFGASLGLPIRRLEMLLTLLLVVVVVVGLQTVGVVLIVATLITPAAAARQWTESLGRMIVLAGVLGATAGVLGAMASATVDRLPTGPSIVIVSSVVLVGSLLFAPQRGIAWAILRERRLSRRIRRENLLKDIYRIGEDHPARASGRSGWDEFIPAPRLMGVRGQSAPQLAKSARPLVTAGLLETSGRRLRLTAEGLEEAARVVRKHRLWELYLTRKLELASDHVHREAEAMEHALTDEAVAALEAKLGWPRVDPHGRAIPPAPDLAPPAGEDERIAS from the coding sequence ATGACCTTCGAACTGTCCTTCGCCGCCCGCAACGTGCTCCTGGGAGCTGCCCTCCTCGGCGGCCTCGGCGGCGCCCTCGGCAGCTTCGCCCTGCTGCGGCGCCAGAGCTTGCTGGGGGACGCGCTGGCCCATGCCGCCCTGCCGGGGGTCTGCCTGGGGTTCCTGGTGAGCGGCGTCAAAGCTCCCCTGCCGCTGTTCATCGGGGCGCTGCTCGCCGGCCTGCTGGGGTCACTTTTTATCCTCGCCACCATCCGCAACAGCCGCATCAAGGAGGACACCGCCATCGGTATCGTCCTGTCGGTGTTCTTCGGCGTCGGCATCGTCCTGCTGACCTACATCCAGAAGCTACCGACAGGAAACCAGAGCGGTCTCGACCGCTTCCTCTTCGGCCAGGCGGCCACCCTGATGGCCGAAGACGTCACCCGTATGGGGTGGCTCGGAGGAGCGGTGTTGGCGGTGATGCTCCTGACCTACAAAGAACTCAAGGTGCTCTCCTTCGATCCGGAATTCGGCGCCAGCCTGGGGCTCCCCATCCGCCGCCTCGAAATGCTCCTCACCCTGCTGCTGGTGGTGGTGGTAGTGGTGGGCCTGCAGACCGTCGGTGTGGTGCTGATCGTCGCCACCCTCATCACCCCCGCCGCCGCCGCCCGCCAGTGGACCGAGAGCCTCGGCCGGATGATTGTCCTGGCCGGCGTCCTCGGGGCCACCGCCGGGGTACTCGGAGCGATGGCCAGCGCCACCGTAGACCGTTTGCCGACAGGACCCTCCATCGTGATCGTGTCGAGCGTCGTGCTGGTCGGCTCGCTGCTCTTTGCCCCGCAGCGCGGCATCGCCTGGGCGATACTGCGGGAGCGGCGCCTCAGCCGCCGTATCCGGCGCGAAAACCTGCTGAAGGACATCTACCGCATCGGCGAAGACCATCCGGCGCGGGCTTCCGGAAGGAGCGGCTGGGACGAGTTCATTCCGGCGCCGCGGCTGATGGGGGTACGCGGCCAGTCCGCTCCGCAGCTCGCCAAGAGCGCCCGCCCGCTCGTAACCGCCGGGCTCCTCGAAACCTCCGGCCGGCGCTTGCGGCTAACCGCCGAGGGACTCGAAGAGGCGGCACGGGTGGTGCGCAAGCACCGCCTCTGGGAGCTGTACCTGACCCGCAAGCTGGAACTCGCCTCGGATCATGTCCACCGCGAGGCGGAGGCCATGGAACACGCCTTGACGGACGAGGCCGTCGCCGCCCTCGAAGCCAAGCTCGGCTGGCCCCGGGTGGACCCCCACGGGCGGGCGATTCCGCCGGCTCCGGATCTGGCGCCGCCAGCCGGCGAAGACGAGAGGATCGCCTCGTGA
- a CDS encoding metal ABC transporter ATP-binding protein, whose product MSEQPDHPSDGTALEVHDLTVAYRTQPVLWDIDLELPAGQLIAIVGPNGAGKSTLLKAVLGLVKPITGWVKVFQAPYKQRRSWVGYVPQRESVDWDFPTSALDVVTMGLYGQLGWFRRPGPAQRQVALDCLAKVGMEDYAGRQISQLSGGQQQRVFLARALAQDARLYLMDEPFAGVDATTERAILELLKELRDRGRTVIAVHHDLQTVAEYFDHVVLLNMRLVAAGPVETTFTPENLQRTYGGKLTLLTQAAEALLGRRPVETSIASGSESTP is encoded by the coding sequence ATGAGCGAACAACCGGACCACCCGAGCGACGGCACCGCCCTGGAGGTCCACGACCTCACCGTCGCCTACCGCACCCAACCGGTGCTGTGGGACATCGACCTCGAGCTGCCCGCCGGCCAGCTCATCGCCATTGTCGGCCCCAACGGCGCCGGCAAATCGACCCTCTTGAAGGCGGTGCTGGGGCTGGTCAAACCGATCACCGGCTGGGTCAAGGTGTTTCAGGCGCCGTACAAGCAGCGACGTTCCTGGGTGGGCTATGTGCCGCAGCGCGAGAGCGTCGACTGGGACTTCCCCACCAGCGCCCTCGACGTGGTGACCATGGGCCTCTACGGTCAGCTCGGCTGGTTCCGCCGGCCCGGCCCGGCACAGCGCCAAGTGGCCCTCGATTGCCTCGCCAAGGTCGGCATGGAGGACTACGCCGGCCGCCAGATCAGCCAGCTCTCCGGCGGCCAGCAGCAGCGCGTGTTCCTCGCCCGTGCCCTCGCTCAGGACGCTCGTTTGTATTTGATGGACGAGCCCTTCGCCGGAGTCGACGCCACCACCGAGCGGGCGATCCTCGAACTCCTCAAAGAACTGCGCGACCGCGGCCGAACGGTGATCGCCGTGCACCACGACCTGCAGACCGTCGCCGAATACTTCGACCACGTGGTGCTGTTGAACATGCGGCTGGTGGCCGCCGGACCGGTGGAGACGACCTTCACGCCGGAAAACCTCCAGCGCACCTACGGCGGCAAACTCACCCTGCTCACCCAGGCGGCGGAAGCGCTCCTCGGACGCCGGCCGGTCGAAACCTCCATCGCATCCGGCTCCGAATCCACTCCCTGA
- a CDS encoding zinc ABC transporter substrate-binding protein has translation MVTTTGMIADTAQRIAGDDADVEALMPPGTDPHLFKASESDVRRLGEADLILYNGLHLEGKMGEVLEKIARLRPVSAVTDEISRDTLRAPADLATQYDPHVWFDVEMWRGTVEPVTRALIELRPDQREVYEQRAAAYQEELIALDAWVRAEIERLPPERRILVTAHDAFGYFGARYGVEVVGLQGISTLSEAGLKDVERVVDLVVERRVPAIFVESSVPRRSIEAVQAAVQQKGHAVEIGGALFSDSMGPAGTPEGTYPGMVRHNVHTLVKALGAAAAQEETTE, from the coding sequence GTGGTGACCACCACCGGCATGATCGCCGACACGGCGCAGCGCATCGCCGGCGACGATGCGGACGTCGAGGCGCTGATGCCGCCGGGGACGGATCCCCACCTATTCAAGGCCAGCGAGAGCGACGTGCGACGCCTGGGCGAAGCAGACCTCATCCTCTACAACGGCCTGCACCTCGAAGGAAAGATGGGCGAGGTGCTGGAGAAAATCGCCCGGCTGCGGCCGGTGTCGGCGGTCACCGACGAAATCTCACGCGACACGCTGCGCGCCCCAGCGGACCTGGCGACCCAGTACGACCCGCACGTCTGGTTCGATGTGGAGATGTGGCGCGGCACCGTCGAGCCGGTGACCCGAGCGCTGATCGAGCTGCGGCCGGACCAACGCGAGGTCTACGAACAGCGAGCGGCGGCCTATCAAGAGGAACTGATCGCCCTCGACGCCTGGGTGCGCGCGGAGATCGAAAGGCTGCCGCCGGAGCGGCGCATCCTGGTCACCGCGCACGACGCCTTCGGCTACTTTGGCGCCCGCTACGGCGTGGAGGTGGTGGGCCTGCAGGGCATTTCCACCCTGTCCGAGGCAGGGCTCAAGGATGTCGAACGGGTGGTCGATCTGGTGGTCGAGCGGCGGGTGCCGGCGATCTTCGTCGAATCGAGCGTGCCCCGACGCTCCATCGAAGCGGTGCAGGCGGCGGTTCAGCAGAAGGGTCACGCGGTCGAAATCGGCGGTGCCCTCTTTTCCGATTCGATGGGACCGGCCGGTACCCCGGAGGGCACCTATCCGGGCATGGTGCGCCACAATGTCCACACCCTGGTAAAGGCTCTGGGCGCGGCAGCGGCGCAGGAGGAAACGACGGAATGA
- a CDS encoding metal-dependent transcriptional regulator has product MATSTVEDYLKCIFLEQQKLPAERVTTGRIASALRVAPGTATAMVKTLDQSGLVSYEPYSGVRLTDSGRQLAAHVLRRHRLVELFLVRILGLDWSEVHAEAEDLEHVVSDRVLERMDEMLGHPSVDPHGDPIPDARGVLEEPERISLVACPTGRPLRVVRVDDQSAEFLRLVERRGLMPGSRLRVESRDAAADTVELVRVESADDEVVVNLGWRAASKIFVAPASAAD; this is encoded by the coding sequence ATGGCTACGAGTACCGTTGAAGACTATCTAAAGTGCATCTTTCTCGAGCAGCAGAAGCTGCCTGCGGAGCGGGTGACCACTGGCCGCATCGCCTCCGCCCTGCGAGTGGCGCCGGGCACCGCCACGGCGATGGTCAAGACCCTCGACCAGAGCGGCCTGGTTTCCTATGAGCCCTATAGCGGAGTACGGCTGACAGACTCTGGCCGTCAGCTCGCCGCCCACGTCCTGCGCCGCCATCGGTTGGTCGAGCTCTTTCTGGTTCGCATCCTCGGCCTCGACTGGTCCGAGGTCCACGCCGAGGCGGAGGATCTGGAGCATGTGGTCTCTGACCGGGTGCTGGAACGAATGGACGAGATGCTCGGCCATCCTTCCGTCGATCCCCACGGCGATCCGATTCCCGACGCCCGCGGGGTGCTGGAAGAACCGGAGCGGATCAGCCTGGTCGCCTGCCCGACGGGTCGTCCGCTGCGGGTGGTGCGGGTGGACGATCAGAGCGCCGAGTTCCTGCGCCTGGTCGAACGCCGCGGCCTGATGCCCGGCAGCCGCCTGCGGGTCGAGAGCCGCGACGCGGCGGCCGATACGGTCGAGCTGGTGCGTGTGGAATCGGCGGACGATGAGGTGGTGGTGAACCTCGGTTGGCGCGCCGCCTCGAAGATCTTCGTCGCTCCGGCGAGCGCCGCCGACTGA
- a CDS encoding tryptophan 2,3-dioxygenase family protein has protein sequence MALTYGDYLRIDELLELQTPLSDGPEHDETLFIIIHQVYELWFKQVLHELGLLRACLPEGDLATAMAAFKRVLTILKTLVGQVDILETMTPVSFLSFRSRIESASGFQSWQFREVEVVLGLRGPGMAKRQPADSPGRRRIEQRLREPSLYDAFLRFLNNKEQPIPTELLERDLAAPHQPSLELQDVLIQIYREHPLLREVCERMVDLDEGIQEWRYRHVKMVERTIGTKVGTGGSSGAEYLKRTLFQPLYPDLWAIRTRL, from the coding sequence GTGGCTTTGACCTACGGCGACTACCTTCGAATCGACGAGCTTCTCGAACTCCAGACCCCCCTCTCCGACGGGCCGGAGCATGATGAGACCTTGTTCATCATCATTCATCAGGTCTACGAGCTGTGGTTCAAGCAGGTGTTGCACGAACTCGGTCTGCTGCGGGCCTGCCTACCGGAAGGCGATCTCGCCACCGCCATGGCGGCCTTCAAACGGGTGTTGACCATCTTGAAGACCCTGGTCGGCCAGGTGGACATTCTGGAGACCATGACGCCGGTTTCGTTCCTCTCCTTCCGTTCCCGCATCGAATCGGCCAGCGGCTTTCAGTCCTGGCAGTTCCGAGAGGTCGAGGTGGTGCTCGGTCTGCGAGGACCGGGAATGGCGAAGCGACAGCCGGCCGACAGCCCCGGCCGTCGTCGCATCGAACAGCGGCTCAGAGAACCCAGCCTGTACGATGCCTTCCTCCGCTTTCTGAACAACAAGGAGCAACCGATTCCGACTGAGCTGCTGGAGCGCGACTTGGCTGCGCCTCACCAGCCGTCGCTGGAACTGCAAGACGTGTTGATCCAGATTTACCGCGAGCATCCGTTGCTGCGGGAGGTCTGTGAGCGCATGGTGGACCTCGACGAGGGCATCCAGGAGTGGCGCTACCGCCACGTCAAGATGGTCGAACGGACCATCGGAACGAAGGTGGGAACGGGCGGCTCGTCCGGTGCCGAGTACCTCAAGAGAACCCTGTTCCAGCCGCTCTATCCGGACCTGTGGGCCATCCGCACGCGACTTTAG
- a CDS encoding histone deacetylase, whose amino-acid sequence MQAFFCDSFELPLPAGHRFPMAKYRRLRETVAAGRHRTGVSLRVPAAASDEDLLRVHHRGYLDRVVRGTLKRPEVRRIGFPWSPQMVERSRRSVGGTLAACRAALGDGVGVNLAGGTHHAFADHGEGYCVFNDIAVAARALLADDAVRRVLVVDLDVHQGNGTAHIFRDDSRVFTLSMHGRRNFPARKQRSDLDLALEDGTGNEEYLALLDAALERALAVSGADLVIYVAGADPYAGDRLGRLALTFEGLEERDRRVFARCRREGTPVAVVMGGGYAREIDEIVRIHAATVHCAVASAR is encoded by the coding sequence GTGCAAGCGTTCTTCTGCGACTCCTTCGAGCTGCCGCTGCCGGCAGGTCACCGCTTCCCGATGGCCAAGTACCGGCGCCTGCGGGAAACCGTGGCGGCGGGCCGGCATCGGACGGGAGTTTCGCTGCGGGTGCCGGCGGCGGCGTCCGACGAGGATCTGCTGCGGGTACACCATCGGGGATACCTCGACCGCGTAGTCCGGGGTACTCTGAAGCGGCCGGAGGTGCGCCGGATCGGTTTTCCCTGGTCGCCGCAGATGGTCGAGCGGTCGCGGCGCTCCGTCGGCGGCACCCTCGCGGCGTGCCGGGCGGCCCTGGGCGATGGGGTCGGGGTCAACCTGGCCGGCGGCACCCATCACGCTTTTGCGGACCACGGCGAGGGGTACTGCGTGTTCAACGACATCGCCGTCGCCGCCCGGGCCCTGCTGGCGGACGATGCCGTGCGGCGCGTTCTGGTGGTGGATCTGGACGTCCATCAGGGCAACGGCACGGCCCACATCTTCCGGGACGATTCGCGGGTCTTCACCCTTTCCATGCACGGCCGGCGCAACTTTCCGGCCCGCAAACAGCGCAGTGACCTCGACCTGGCGCTAGAGGACGGTACCGGGAACGAGGAGTATCTCGCCCTCCTCGACGCTGCTCTCGAGCGCGCCCTGGCGGTCAGCGGGGCGGATCTGGTGATCTACGTGGCCGGTGCCGATCCCTATGCCGGCGACCGGCTCGGCCGCCTCGCCCTGACCTTCGAGGGGCTGGAGGAGCGGGATCGGCGGGTTTTCGCCCGCTGTCGCCGGGAGGGGACGCCGGTGGCGGTGGTGATGGGGGGCGGCTACGCTCGGGAAATCGACGAAATCGTCCGTATCCATGCCGCGACGGTGCACTGTGCGGTGGCATCGGCACGCTGA